The Fusobacterium massiliense DNA window TAATTCTCCCATTCCTGACTTAAACTCTTTAGTCTCCAAAGTTTTTAAAAATTCAATATCAATAATTACTTTATAAGGTTGCTTAAATGTACCCATCATATTTTTACATTTTATATGATTTATAGCTACTTTTCCTCCAACACTTGCATCTACTTGAGCAAGTAAAGAAGTAGGAACTTGTATAAACTCTATTCCTCTCATATATGTTGAAGCTATATAGCCTCCCATATCACAGACAACTCCACCTCCAAGACTAACAACTACTGATTTTCTTGAAAATTCATTATCAACCATAAAATCATATACAGGTAAAATTGTTTCAATCGTTTTATATTCTTCTCCATCTTTTATAGAAAAATAAAAAATTTTATCTTTGTCTTTTAGTATATTTTTAACTTTTTCAAAATATAGATTTCCAACAGTATCATTTGAAAAAATTAATACCTTATCAAAGTCTTTAAAAAATTTATTTAATATTGCTAAAATATCTGACCCTATATATATATCTTCAAAAATTTTTTTCATTTTTGTCTCCATTCTTTTTTCTATATTATAACACAAAAAAAACATATAAAAAAATATTATAAAATGCTATAATCAAAACTAAGAAAAAGAAAAAAGGGGATTGATTTAAAAATGGAAAATAATATAAAAGTTTACACATTGGAAAATAATTTTTTAAAAATTGAAATTTTAAATTTAGGAGCCTGTATAAAAAAAATTGAATTAAAAGATAAAAATAATATACCTAGAAATATTGTTTTAGGCTATGATAATTTAGAAGAATATATTGAAAATCCAGCATATTTAGGAGCAATTATTGGAAGAACTGCTGGAAGAATTAAAAATGGAATATTGAATATAGATGGAAAAGAATATAATCTTTCAATTAATAATTCTACTAATACTCTTCATGGTGGAAAAAATTCAATAAGCCATAGATTTTGGAATATTGAAAAATTAAGCAATAAAATTATCTGTACAATAAAAAGTCCTAACTTAGAAAATGGATATCCTGGAAATATTGATATAAAAATTGAATATATTTTATCTGAAAATGAGTTAGAAATAAAATATTATGCTGATACAGATAGAAAAACTTATCTAAATTTAACAAATCATAGCTATTTTAATTTAAGTGGAGATTATACAAATACAATATATGAAGATATTTTATTAATAAATTCAGACTATTTCCTTGGAATTAATGAAAATTCTATTCCTACAAATTTAATATCTTTAGATAATAGTATCTTTAACTTTAGAGCTCCAAAAAAGATAAAAGACTTTTTTAGTGGAGATGATGAGC harbors:
- a CDS encoding aldose epimerase family protein; amino-acid sequence: MENNIKVYTLENNFLKIEILNLGACIKKIELKDKNNIPRNIVLGYDNLEEYIENPAYLGAIIGRTAGRIKNGILNIDGKEYNLSINNSTNTLHGGKNSISHRFWNIEKLSNKIICTIKSPNLENGYPGNIDIKIEYILSENELEIKYYADTDRKTYLNLTNHSYFNLSGDYTNTIYEDILLINSDYFLGINENSIPTNLISLDNSIFNFRAPKKIKDFFSGDDEQKDLANNGIDHPYILNNKNAVIIKNENTGIKISVETDNPAVVIYTANYLNEIGFKKHSAICFETQEAPNLFQDKKLYINPTFIDENNSYQKYTKFIFKIEK